The region TGAAACCGCATAAATAACCCCATCATAACCTTTTAAATAAATAAGTCCTGATACTCCTAAGAATGCAGCTGCAGACATATAATCACCAGCAATTGCTAAACCATTTTGAAAACCTGTAATTCCTCCACCAGCTGTATAAAAATCACTTGCTGATTTTGTTCTTTTTGCTGCCCAATAAGTAATACCTAATGTTCCAACAATAAAAATAAAGAACATAATAATTGCTGGAATATTTAATTCTCTTTTTGTCGCTTCAAATGTTGCATCTCCAGCTGCAAAAAGACTTAGAGATATTAGTGAAATTAGTGCTAAAATTCTAAACATTATAACATTTCCTTTACATCTTCTTTTATTTCATTTGTTAAGTCATCAAACTCTCCATTTGCTCTTTTAACATAAATAACTGTAGTAATAAAACTAATTACTAATATTGCAAGTGCAATTGGAAATGCTATAGTTGTTAAGCCATCACCTATTTTAGTTGCTAATACTTCTTTGTTAAATGCTATAGTTAAAATATATGCATAAAACATTACTAATACAAAAATTCCTAACTTTATACTAAAGCTAGATTTTTTTGCAATTAACTCCTGATATTTAGGATTGTTTTCAATCCTGTCAACTAGTTCGTCCTTCATCTTTTCCCCTTTATAAGAACTAATAATAGTTTTCACTCTTGCTATTATCAACATTTAGTTAGTTTGACAGTAACTAAGTGTATAGCAATTTAATTATACATAGAGGAGATGAACTTGTGTACAAGTTATGTACAAAAAGTCATAAATATTTATTATTTAGGTAAAAAGGTAACAAAAATGTAAAGTTGTTGACATATGCTAATTTAGGGGCTATGTAGGAGTTTTTTTGTCTTGTTTTCTAAAGAGAGTAAAGCTACTCTCTTTAGTGTACAATAATTGTACATTTTGTACTGTTAGTGGTCAACTGCTCCGTCTGCACCAAAACCAGTTTCAGCTCTAACACTTTGTGCTTCAAAAGCTTTTCTTTCATCTTTTGCTCTTTGAGAATTATCTGTAATAGAGAAAAACCAAATAGCAACAAATGCCGTAGTAACTGAGAATAAAGCAGGGTATTTATATGGGAAAATAGCCTCTTCATTATGTAAAATACTAACCCAAACAGTTGGTCCTAAAATTACAAGAACAACAGCTGTTAATAAACCAATAAATCCACCAATTACTGCACCTCTTGTTGTAAGTCTTGACCAGTAAATTGATAAGAATAAAATTGGGAAGTTAGCAGATGCAGCAATAGCAAATGCAAGACCAACCATAAATGCAATATTTTGTTGCTCAAATGCAATACCTAATAATACACCAATAATACCAATAACGATTACTGAAATTTTAGAGATTTTGATCTCTTGCTCTTCAGAAGCATTTGTATTTATAACAGATGCATAGATATCATGAGAAATAGCACTTGCTCCAGCAAGTGTAAGACCAGAAACAACTGCTAAAATAGTAGCAAATGCAACAGCTGAAATAAATCCTAAGAATACATTTCCACCAACAATATGTGATAAGTGAATTGCAGCCATATTATTTCCACCAAATAGTTGACCATCTACAAAATATTGTGAACCTTCTGGTGAGTTTAAGAATACAATTGCACCAAGTCCAATAATTGCAATAACTAAATAGAAGTAACCAATAAAACCTGTAGCATAAACAACAGATTTTCTAGCTTCTTTAGCATTTCCAACAGTAAAGAATCTCATAAGTACGTGAGGTAAACCAGCAGTACCAAGCATAAGTGCAAGACCTAAAGAGATTGCAGATACAGGGTCAGATACAAGTCCCCCTGGCTCCATAATTGCTTGTCCATCTTTATGTGTCTCAACTGCTTTTGTAGCTAAGGCTTCAAACGAGAATCCAAAATGACTCATTACCATGAATCCCATAAATGAAACTCCAGATAATAATAGAATTGCTTTAATAATTTGAACCCAAGTAGTTGCAAGCATACCACCAAAAGTTACATAAATAATCATCATAATACCAACTAAAATTACAGCATATTCATACTCTAATCCAAATAATACTTGGATAAGTTTACCTGAACCAACCATTTGTGCAATAAGATATAAAGTAACAACAGCCAATGAACCAAATGCTGCAAGTGTTCTAATCTCTTTTTGACCTAGTCTATATGCTGCAATATCTGCAAAAGTAAATTTACCAAGGTTTCTTAATTTTTCAGCCATTAAAAATAGAATAACAGGCCAACCAACTAGGAATCCAACTGCATATACAAGACCATCATAACCTTTTAAGTATACAAGTCCAGAAATACCTAAAAATGAAGCTGCTGACATATAATCCCCAGCAATAGCCATACCATTTTGGAAACCAGAAATTCCACCACCCGCTGTATAGAAGTCGCTTGCAGATTTTGTTCTTCTAGCTGCCCAATATGTAATACCTAAAGTACCACCAATAAATATAAAAAACATAATAATTGCAGGAATGTTTAATTCTCTTTTAGTAGCTTCAAATGAAGCATCACCTGCTGCAAATAGAGCAACTGCAAAAACTGATAAAATAGCAAATATCTTAAACATTATAATTCATCCTTTACATCTTCTCTTACTTTTTCAATTAGTTCTTCATACTCACCATTAGCTCTTCTAACATAGATTAATGTTGTAAGGAAACTTATAACAATAATTGCAATACCAATAGGGTACCCAATTGTCATAACACCATCTCCTGTTTTTGTTCCCAAAAGCGATGGGTTAAAAGCAATTGTTAATATATAAGCATAAAACATTGCTAAAACAAATATCCCAAGTTTTATTGCAAAACTTGTTCTTTTCTTAACTAATTGTTGATAGTTAGGATTTGCTTTGATCTTTTCTACTAATTGTTCATTCATAGAATTATCCTTTCCTTCATAATAAATTTATCCTTTGTTTTAGACAATAAAAACAATGGATTTAAACAAAAAGAATTATACATTTATTTATAATTTTAAAACAGATAATTTAGTTATATTAAGTGAAGGTTAAGCCTTGAAAAACTCTTAGTAACTATAAGTTACAATATCAAAAAAAAATGCTATTTTAATGCTACGAAACCCATAAAATCAATGTTTTAGCCAGTATAGAAAGTTGTATTTGCAGCTGCTTTATCTTTAAGTTTCAAAAAAATCATTGAGGTCATAATAGCATCATTTAGTGCATCATGTTTTCCAAGTTCAGGTATATCTAATTCTTTCATAATTGTGTCAAATTTTAAATCTACAAATTCATATTCACTGTGTCTTTTTTTAGTTTTAAAATACATTGATGAAACTTCAATTTGATGATTTGGAAGGGAGATTCCTATATACTCTTTTGTATATTTAGAAATAATAGCAATATCAAATTTTATGTAATAGCCAATAATAGGTCTGTTACCAATAAAATCTAAAAGCTGAAGTATTGCCTCTTTTGGATCTTTCGCATTTTTTAAATCTACAGGTCTTATTTGATGAATTTTAATAGATTCACTATTTATATCTTTTGAGGGTTTAACAAATATATTAAATGTATCTCTCATAAGAATTTTATTTTTTTTAATAATCACTGCACCAATAGACAAAATCTCATCTTTCTTTGGATTTAGACCTGTTGTTTCACAGTCTAAACAAACATATTC is a window of Halarcobacter sp. DNA encoding:
- a CDS encoding 3'-5' exonuclease; its protein translation is MFKKLMNKFRLHNLKDKNYEYLFNEPPKDEYVCLDCETTGLNPKKDEILSIGAVIIKKNKILMRDTFNIFVKPSKDINSESIKIHQIRPVDLKNAKDPKEAILQLLDFIGNRPIIGYYIKFDIAIISKYTKEYIGISLPNHQIEVSSMYFKTKKRHSEYEFVDLKFDTIMKELDIPELGKHDALNDAIMTSMIFLKLKDKAAANTTFYTG
- a CDS encoding DUF485 domain-containing protein; protein product: MNEQLVEKIKANPNYQQLVKKRTSFAIKLGIFVLAMFYAYILTIAFNPSLLGTKTGDGVMTIGYPIGIAIIVISFLTTLIYVRRANGEYEELIEKVREDVKDEL
- a CDS encoding cation acetate symporter, yielding MFKIFAILSVFAVALFAAGDASFEATKRELNIPAIIMFFIFIGGTLGITYWAARRTKSASDFYTAGGGISGFQNGMAIAGDYMSAASFLGISGLVYLKGYDGLVYAVGFLVGWPVILFLMAEKLRNLGKFTFADIAAYRLGQKEIRTLAAFGSLAVVTLYLIAQMVGSGKLIQVLFGLEYEYAVILVGIMMIIYVTFGGMLATTWVQIIKAILLLSGVSFMGFMVMSHFGFSFEALATKAVETHKDGQAIMEPGGLVSDPVSAISLGLALMLGTAGLPHVLMRFFTVGNAKEARKSVVYATGFIGYFYLVIAIIGLGAIVFLNSPEGSQYFVDGQLFGGNNMAAIHLSHIVGGNVFLGFISAVAFATILAVVSGLTLAGASAISHDIYASVINTNASEEQEIKISKISVIVIGIIGVLLGIAFEQQNIAFMVGLAFAIAASANFPILFLSIYWSRLTTRGAVIGGFIGLLTAVVLVILGPTVWVSILHNEEAIFPYKYPALFSVTTAFVAIWFFSITDNSQRAKDERKAFEAQSVRAETGFGADGAVDH
- a CDS encoding DUF485 domain-containing protein, which translates into the protein MKDELVDRIENNPKYQELIAKKSSFSIKLGIFVLVMFYAYILTIAFNKEVLATKIGDGLTTIAFPIALAILVISFITTVIYVKRANGEFDDLTNEIKEDVKEML